A single window of Granulicella sibirica DNA harbors:
- a CDS encoding cupin: MPNNERLPVLLYRRAFSGDGLADHMEEDLQRNLWPAQWRNGVYTFHHYHSTAHEVLGFAAGSARLTLGGEGGHDVTVGAGDVLVLPAGTGHYLVRGDPGFLVVGAYPVGQHWDICRSAPDAATTERMLHLPFPASDPITGKGGDLVRAWSPT; this comes from the coding sequence ATGCCGAACAATGAACGCTTGCCGGTGTTGCTCTATCGCCGAGCATTTAGCGGTGATGGGCTCGCGGACCACATGGAAGAGGATTTGCAGCGCAATCTTTGGCCAGCTCAGTGGAGAAATGGCGTTTACACCTTTCATCACTATCATTCCACTGCTCACGAAGTGCTCGGCTTCGCCGCAGGAAGCGCACGGTTGACGTTGGGTGGCGAAGGTGGTCACGATGTGACGGTCGGTGCCGGAGACGTCCTCGTGCTGCCCGCAGGAACGGGTCATTACCTTGTGCGTGGGGATCCGGGCTTCCTCGTTGTGGGTGCCTACCCTGTGGGGCAACACTGGGATATCTGCCGGTCCGCCCCGGACGCGGCAACGACCGAAAGGATGTTGCACCTTCCTTTTCCGGCAAGTGACCCGATCACGGGGAAGGGAGGAGACCTCGTTCGCGCCTGGTCGCCCACTTAA
- a CDS encoding SMODS domain-containing nucleotidyltransferase — MGVAETFQAFRDEYVIGKDQMDSISYRYKRITRQLNTDFWETQSDTAHSLYIGSYGRDTAAKGVSDVDIWFRLPGRLYQQFNNHQGNGQSALLQAVRASMQKTYGTTSLKADGQVVVVSFTDGITFEILPGFVNASDTVTFPDSNDGGTWKTCDPQSEMTAFATRNAQANHNLKAICRMARIWKGQHNIAISGMLIDTLAYQFIDSWGEKDKSYLYHDWLVRDFFLYLSKQDRTQEWWRAPGSGSWVHKTGAFVAKAETAYDNALEAIRQTTAGQPTSARLSWQLIFGTTFNG; from the coding sequence ATGGGCGTGGCAGAGACTTTTCAAGCATTTAGGGATGAGTATGTCATCGGCAAGGACCAGATGGACTCGATCTCCTACCGATACAAGCGAATAACCCGCCAGCTAAACACAGATTTTTGGGAGACTCAGTCCGACACAGCCCACTCCCTTTACATCGGCTCATATGGCCGAGATACCGCCGCAAAAGGGGTAAGCGACGTCGATATTTGGTTCAGGCTCCCCGGTCGGCTATATCAGCAATTCAACAACCACCAGGGCAACGGGCAGTCTGCGCTCCTTCAGGCGGTCCGAGCCTCAATGCAAAAAACCTATGGCACAACAAGTCTCAAGGCCGATGGCCAGGTTGTGGTCGTCAGCTTTACGGATGGGATCACTTTCGAAATTCTCCCGGGGTTCGTAAACGCGTCAGATACTGTCACATTTCCGGACTCAAACGACGGGGGGACCTGGAAAACCTGCGATCCACAGAGCGAGATGACCGCGTTTGCAACACGCAATGCCCAAGCAAATCACAATCTCAAAGCCATTTGCAGAATGGCTCGAATCTGGAAGGGCCAGCACAACATAGCAATCAGCGGGATGCTTATCGACACTCTCGCGTATCAGTTCATAGATTCATGGGGAGAGAAGGACAAGAGCTACCTGTACCACGACTGGCTAGTTCGTGATTTCTTCCTCTATCTATCAAAGCAAGATCGAACCCAGGAATGGTGGAGGGCCCCAGGAAGTGGCTCATGGGTCCACAAAACGGGCGCTTTTGTGGCGAAGGCTGAAACTGCGTATGACAATGCTTTAGAAGCGATTAGGCAGACAACGGCGGGGCAACCCACATCGGCACGACTATCTTGGCAATTGATCTTTGGGACGACATTCAATGGCTAA
- a CDS encoding SLATT domain-containing protein — protein sequence MANANEYDALEAQMRECFGRVIYTHKTHSKMADRAANRLKVLKLSQIVLSSLTASGTISILFTDQFSLKLITALVSLGTVGLTAYMKGFDPGAVAQKHRDTAADIWPIRESYLSLLTDIVGGDEPIESIKERRDSLQASLAAIYRGAPHTDGKAYSEAQVALQKNEEYTFSDDEIDRFLPKSLRVGDRSAKTEGPSA from the coding sequence ATGGCTAACGCAAACGAATACGACGCGCTAGAGGCGCAAATGCGAGAGTGTTTTGGCCGAGTAATCTACACACACAAGACCCATTCCAAAATGGCTGATCGGGCGGCGAATCGTCTGAAAGTGCTCAAGCTCAGTCAAATCGTTCTTTCGTCGCTCACCGCTAGCGGGACCATCAGTATCCTCTTCACAGACCAGTTCTCTCTAAAGCTCATCACGGCCTTAGTCTCTCTTGGCACGGTTGGGTTGACGGCCTATATGAAGGGATTCGATCCAGGCGCGGTTGCTCAAAAGCATCGTGACACGGCAGCGGATATTTGGCCCATTCGAGAGAGCTATCTGAGCCTCCTGACAGACATTGTGGGAGGTGATGAGCCCATCGAATCTATAAAAGAACGCCGTGATTCTTTGCAGGCCTCGTTGGCTGCAATTTACAGAGGTGCGCCTCATACGGATGGCAAGGCCTATTCGGAAGCCCAAGTAGCGCTTCAGAAAAATGAGGAATACACGTTCTCTGATGACGAAATCGATCGGTTCTTGCCGAAGTCCCTGCGTGTTGGCGACAGAAGTGCGAAGACGGAGGGGCCGTCAGCTTGA
- a CDS encoding PIN domain-containing protein, protein MNPYTINPPQSEVAFEKLCLALLKRHWNRPGLELFGKKGEDQYGVDIFDTLGEDPIFAAQCKLKEQTKSLTPSEIKDEVEKAKTFPSRIDHYVILTTGKASGRAQLTIQSLNQECRAAGLFTVQLLNWDQITEMIRQYPEIEAQFYGGLRPEEVAVVNNKLDQIVDIGQTISATFGATGIDAEIDIARDLINSRDAQIALLQLNRIQKNKGADLTEWHRFRIFTNLGAACLILGRGKEAARHFLDAAPLRPTDELAIANEVLAFHLLGDDDQTRQKVLVARERFPHSTRLMSLWIQSSPIDIPYEDLLAATPVHLRSDAEVSFALGMRAMAGDRLEAGEQHAKDAVAAKPKWSQAHLFLAQVRFGRVVLLDRSGTPLPGTDRSGALQNADLTASTAIEVAEVEGISYVKAKAFGLKSDIATILGNKEDAVRYARDSFGADSSDIDAQISLAQALMANGNRDDAIIFFEEIHARFKEMPNVNFMLGEALLERGAANDLFRAFDVFSSAAVGKMRQELVDPLTIGAVRALALAERHSEVASYAERQEVIASPVLATTIRASASIKQGTIAEANQLLDDAIALRTSTTTLSAIAVLARNLMELGRWADALPLLQFLFSRVGVRCDPNLLLNCAGRLRRDDVILETFDSLYAKGLRMWDNLEYELQYLERYDYEKAIIRLQEFIAANPEHRLAELRLAIVALRFGRKDLARISAAAMPLAEEIPMRYAVPAIHVLQWSDRSMEAVDYAYRVLRANPNKLEAHTAYIAALAPGACPDEIGPATETVQIGSAVQYSRGNNGVTEWLVIEDTETPSSDFEEISATSELAMDLIGKRVGDTFVRVKNPLRDHIGTIVQIMPKYTRRIQAIGPQMEYKFSDQSVIWTLEIPTPEKLTLADVQPILDSVRSQSEAVLKVREIYKNSTITLHMFGDRFDDSAHGALIDLARSGEDFVKCAPPDVNSLMNAMSALAVRNIVVVDLTALATLRLLDITRQVLSVGTIQFVISAATYATLQQLRAKAKFSPAHGTMLYKDGQHYMVPTAEQEAEQYHLAFEQWLAEIEANTKIVTVPEVARLLPDKRDQLNEILGEEGLESAMLALRPGHLLWSDDYNASELAKTELGVERVWTQALTEQIANLGLIDRSLAEEIYAKLIGYDFQSTHFTGSVMLAALRLARHSVDNFPMAKMLKAFSGVPIFDRRASFFIMGEFILKIALEPLLPETRCEATKALLSTYPNDDITNTQLDIFAKQCARSMILTPQASDDFLKCYNGWRKQRRSRIPIIGA, encoded by the coding sequence GTGAATCCGTACACGATCAACCCGCCACAATCGGAAGTCGCTTTCGAAAAGCTTTGCTTAGCCTTGCTAAAACGCCACTGGAATAGACCCGGCCTGGAACTTTTCGGCAAGAAGGGGGAAGACCAGTATGGCGTAGACATCTTCGACACGCTTGGCGAAGACCCAATCTTTGCCGCTCAATGCAAGCTGAAAGAACAGACGAAATCGCTCACGCCTAGCGAGATCAAGGACGAAGTGGAAAAGGCCAAGACCTTTCCGTCCAGGATCGATCATTACGTGATTCTGACAACCGGGAAAGCGTCCGGTCGGGCGCAACTCACGATACAGTCGCTCAATCAGGAATGCAGGGCAGCCGGACTGTTCACCGTTCAGCTCCTCAACTGGGATCAGATCACCGAGATGATCAGGCAGTACCCAGAAATCGAGGCGCAGTTTTACGGCGGTCTTCGTCCCGAAGAAGTTGCGGTTGTAAATAACAAGTTGGATCAGATCGTCGATATAGGCCAGACAATTTCTGCAACGTTCGGAGCGACCGGAATCGATGCCGAGATAGACATAGCGCGTGACCTGATCAATTCACGCGATGCCCAAATCGCTCTTTTGCAACTCAATCGCATTCAGAAAAACAAAGGTGCAGACCTTACCGAGTGGCACCGCTTCCGCATCTTCACCAATTTGGGCGCGGCCTGCCTGATATTGGGACGAGGAAAGGAGGCTGCGCGCCATTTTCTCGATGCCGCTCCACTCAGACCAACCGACGAATTGGCTATAGCGAATGAGGTGTTGGCGTTTCACCTTCTCGGAGACGATGACCAAACGCGCCAAAAAGTCCTTGTCGCAAGAGAGAGGTTTCCACACTCCACTCGCCTCATGTCTCTCTGGATTCAGTCGTCTCCAATAGACATCCCATACGAGGATTTGCTGGCAGCCACTCCGGTTCATCTGCGTAGCGATGCGGAGGTTTCCTTTGCCCTTGGCATGAGGGCTATGGCAGGCGATCGGCTCGAAGCCGGCGAACAACATGCCAAGGATGCCGTCGCAGCTAAGCCGAAATGGTCTCAGGCGCATCTGTTTCTTGCTCAGGTACGGTTCGGACGCGTTGTGTTGTTGGACAGAAGCGGGACCCCTCTGCCCGGCACAGATCGCTCGGGCGCGCTCCAAAATGCTGATTTGACCGCCTCGACGGCGATAGAGGTTGCCGAAGTCGAGGGCATCTCATACGTCAAAGCGAAGGCGTTTGGACTCAAGTCAGATATAGCAACAATTCTCGGAAACAAGGAAGACGCGGTACGGTACGCCCGCGATTCTTTTGGCGCGGACTCTTCCGATATCGATGCGCAGATTTCCCTGGCGCAAGCACTTATGGCAAATGGCAATCGAGATGACGCGATCATCTTTTTCGAAGAAATCCATGCTCGGTTTAAAGAGATGCCTAATGTTAATTTCATGCTTGGCGAGGCATTGCTGGAGCGAGGCGCGGCGAACGATCTGTTCAGAGCCTTCGACGTGTTCAGTTCGGCAGCCGTCGGCAAAATGAGACAGGAGCTTGTCGACCCGCTCACGATCGGTGCGGTGCGCGCTCTTGCTCTGGCCGAGCGCCACTCAGAAGTGGCATCTTACGCCGAAAGGCAGGAAGTCATTGCGTCACCGGTTCTTGCAACGACGATCCGCGCCTCCGCGTCAATCAAGCAGGGGACAATTGCCGAAGCGAACCAGCTTTTGGATGATGCAATCGCGCTAAGAACCAGCACCACAACGCTTTCCGCAATAGCCGTGCTTGCGCGCAATCTCATGGAGCTTGGACGTTGGGCCGATGCACTGCCCTTGCTCCAATTTCTGTTCAGCCGAGTAGGCGTCAGGTGCGATCCTAACTTGCTTCTGAATTGCGCCGGACGCCTGAGGCGTGATGACGTGATCTTGGAAACATTCGATTCCCTGTACGCCAAGGGCCTCCGAATGTGGGACAACCTCGAATACGAACTGCAATACCTGGAACGATACGACTACGAAAAAGCCATCATCCGCCTACAGGAATTCATCGCCGCCAATCCTGAACATCGGCTGGCGGAGTTGCGGCTTGCGATAGTTGCCTTAAGGTTTGGTCGCAAGGACCTGGCACGGATTTCAGCGGCGGCGATGCCACTTGCTGAAGAAATCCCCATGCGATACGCCGTGCCGGCAATCCACGTCCTGCAATGGAGCGACCGATCCATGGAAGCGGTCGATTACGCCTATCGTGTACTGCGGGCCAACCCGAACAAGCTTGAAGCGCATACAGCCTATATCGCAGCCCTCGCTCCTGGAGCATGTCCCGACGAGATAGGACCGGCAACGGAAACCGTTCAAATCGGAAGTGCCGTTCAATACAGTAGAGGAAACAATGGGGTGACCGAATGGCTGGTAATAGAGGATACAGAGACGCCGAGTTCCGATTTTGAGGAGATTTCAGCAACGAGCGAACTGGCAATGGATCTGATCGGTAAGCGTGTCGGGGACACCTTCGTTCGTGTAAAGAACCCCTTGCGCGACCACATCGGCACGATCGTCCAGATCATGCCGAAATACACAAGGCGAATCCAGGCCATCGGACCACAGATGGAATACAAGTTTTCAGATCAGTCCGTAATCTGGACATTAGAGATTCCTACTCCAGAAAAACTCACCTTGGCAGATGTTCAGCCAATCCTCGATTCAGTCCGGTCACAATCGGAAGCCGTTTTGAAAGTCAGAGAAATCTACAAGAACTCGACGATCACCTTGCATATGTTTGGCGATCGCTTCGATGATTCTGCTCATGGCGCTCTGATCGATCTGGCACGTTCGGGCGAAGACTTCGTAAAGTGTGCTCCGCCAGATGTGAATTCCTTGATGAACGCCATGTCCGCGTTGGCGGTGAGAAATATCGTTGTTGTCGACCTGACAGCACTTGCGACACTGAGACTGCTGGATATAACGCGGCAAGTGCTTTCCGTAGGAACGATCCAGTTCGTCATTTCTGCCGCCACATACGCGACCCTGCAACAGTTGAGAGCCAAGGCAAAGTTTTCTCCCGCGCACGGCACGATGCTTTACAAAGATGGCCAACACTACATGGTGCCAACCGCGGAGCAGGAGGCCGAGCAATACCATTTGGCGTTCGAGCAATGGTTAGCGGAGATCGAAGCCAATACCAAGATCGTGACGGTTCCCGAGGTTGCGCGGTTGCTTCCAGATAAACGGGACCAGCTTAACGAAATCTTGGGCGAAGAAGGCTTGGAGTCTGCGATGCTCGCGCTACGTCCCGGACATCTCCTATGGTCCGACGACTATAACGCAAGCGAGTTGGCAAAGACCGAACTAGGTGTCGAAAGGGTTTGGACCCAGGCACTCACTGAGCAAATCGCCAATCTCGGTCTAATCGATCGCTCGCTCGCTGAAGAAATTTACGCCAAGCTGATCGGCTACGATTTTCAGTCAACTCACTTCACAGGATCGGTGATGCTCGCGGCCTTACGACTGGCAAGGCATTCGGTCGACAACTTCCCGATGGCCAAGATGCTCAAGGCCTTCTCTGGCGTACCCATCTTTGACCGCCGTGCCTCTTTCTTTATTATGGGGGAATTCATTCTGAAGATAGCTCTGGAGCCGCTCTTGCCCGAGACTCGATGTGAGGCGACGAAAGCGTTGCTCAGTACCTATCCGAACGATGACATTACAAACACCCAGCTTGATATATTTGCCAAGCAATGTGCGCGTTCGATGATCCTGACGCCGCAGGCGTCCGATGATTTCTTGAAGTGCTACAACGGATGGCGCAAACAGCGGCGGTCACGAATTCCGATCATCGGTGCCTAG
- a CDS encoding VRR-NUC domain-containing protein, which produces MPIDSAKAFVDYLSLALPKGAVFCHVMNEGKRGWKAQRDLKNPGVLAGIPDLLIFWRGITTFIELKTPKGVLSTNQKSVHQCLSATGFAVYVCKSLADVSSALTRSSVPLSATIAA; this is translated from the coding sequence TTGCCAATTGACTCGGCTAAGGCATTCGTCGATTACCTCAGCCTAGCGTTGCCGAAAGGTGCTGTGTTCTGTCACGTCATGAACGAGGGAAAGCGCGGCTGGAAGGCGCAACGTGATCTGAAGAACCCTGGTGTGCTGGCCGGTATTCCCGATCTGTTGATCTTCTGGCGCGGCATTACGACGTTCATCGAACTGAAGACGCCGAAGGGTGTACTGTCCACTAACCAGAAATCGGTGCACCAGTGCCTGTCAGCCACCGGGTTTGCGGTTTATGTTTGCAAGTCTCTTGCCGATGTCTCCAGTGCTTTGACTCGATCAAGTGTGCCATTATCGGCTACGATCGCCGCATAA
- a CDS encoding ATP-dependent DNA helicase: MIRSSHVVISRSTARLAKRLARPFSKRKLFRATGVMWPTLAALTVTSIAHAQGTMDFSGATTLMTTFKTASLETIREGAEGKGYKVEGFAPTSRAAGQLREAGIEAYTLQSFIARKIEAEPASRHLYMLDESSLASSKQMRDFLQKVSPEDRVLVIGDIRQHQGVEAGKPFEQMQQAGMQTSQLDQIMRQKDAELLKAVQHLATGETEKGVELLAQQGRVTEVKSAVDRIAAIAKDYAAHPKNTLVVSPDNRSRQQINEGIRSELQSTGQLSPDGRAFQTLAHRSDLTGAGRTWAALYNPGDVIRYESCSKALGFERDSEARVISVEARTNTLTVQKQDGEQVSYDPKRLYGVNVFEERSRDFSLGERIQFTAGNRALGIANRDLGTVAALEERSITVRMDGKSGREVTFDPTEFRQLDHGYAVTSHSSQGLTADRVIANIDTESSRSLINDRLAYVAVSRAAYDARIYTNDAGTLGQRLANEVSKTAALDLSDVRQAVDSFRRDDPQSATALLRDTNRIHVYSDREHRVAAVAQDYVSKEDRAVIFAPDKAEREELTRLIRVDLHEQGRLGEISSTTVLSDKVLSDKDAKIAANYEVGDVIRYGSKGSDELSISPNSYGRVTDVDTEKNLITVTGQDDSPRVYDPAAEWQMRLKATVYKPEERELAESERIQFTRSEWDQGIRVGNLATIEHIHEDGGLSVKVDSGKSLQLTPTQAQHVEYGYAVESIKRLTVDRVILSGEAEHITAQRKVLSQLPAKLYELTVYTSDGYQPGAPELVVQKEFDGSAVAEIPMPEIDAPSIAFDGYAIEL; this comes from the coding sequence ATGATACGCAGCAGCCACGTAGTGATCTCCCGCAGTACAGCCCGCCTTGCCAAGCGATTGGCCCGACCGTTCTCGAAACGCAAACTGTTCCGCGCCACGGGTGTGATGTGGCCGACACTCGCCGCGCTCACAGTCACAAGCATTGCCCATGCTCAGGGAACGATGGACTTCTCCGGGGCAACGACGCTGATGACGACCTTCAAGACCGCGAGCCTTGAAACCATCCGCGAAGGCGCGGAGGGGAAGGGCTACAAGGTGGAGGGTTTTGCGCCCACATCCCGCGCTGCTGGCCAGCTCCGCGAGGCCGGAATCGAGGCTTACACCTTGCAGAGCTTCATCGCCCGCAAGATAGAAGCCGAGCCTGCCAGCCGACATCTCTACATGCTGGATGAATCCTCGCTCGCCTCTTCTAAACAGATGCGGGATTTTCTTCAGAAGGTCTCGCCGGAGGACCGGGTTCTGGTCATCGGTGACATTCGCCAGCATCAGGGCGTAGAAGCCGGCAAGCCCTTCGAACAGATGCAGCAGGCCGGGATGCAGACCTCGCAGCTGGATCAGATCATGCGCCAGAAGGATGCGGAGCTGCTAAAAGCGGTGCAGCACCTTGCCACCGGAGAGACAGAGAAGGGCGTCGAGTTGCTGGCCCAGCAGGGCCGCGTGACCGAGGTAAAGAGCGCCGTGGATCGTATCGCGGCCATCGCCAAGGACTATGCCGCCCACCCGAAAAACACCCTCGTTGTCTCCCCGGACAACCGGAGCCGTCAGCAGATCAACGAGGGCATTCGCTCCGAGCTGCAAAGCACCGGCCAGCTCTCGCCGGACGGCCGCGCATTCCAGACACTCGCGCATCGTTCCGACCTCACCGGCGCAGGCCGCACCTGGGCAGCACTCTACAATCCCGGCGATGTGATCCGCTACGAGTCGTGCAGCAAGGCTCTTGGCTTTGAGCGTGATTCCGAGGCTCGCGTGATCAGTGTCGAGGCTCGGACCAACACCCTCACCGTCCAGAAGCAGGACGGCGAACAGGTCTCCTATGACCCGAAGCGGCTCTATGGCGTGAACGTGTTTGAAGAGCGCAGCCGGGATTTCAGTTTGGGCGAGCGGATCCAGTTCACCGCCGGGAATCGCGCTCTCGGAATCGCCAATCGCGACCTTGGCACCGTCGCGGCCCTTGAGGAGCGGTCCATTACCGTGCGCATGGATGGCAAGAGTGGGCGCGAGGTGACCTTCGACCCGACCGAGTTCCGGCAGCTCGACCACGGCTACGCCGTTACGTCGCACAGCTCGCAGGGACTCACCGCCGATCGGGTAATCGCAAATATCGACACCGAGTCCAGTCGTTCGCTTATCAATGACAGGCTGGCCTATGTCGCCGTCTCCCGGGCCGCCTACGATGCGCGCATCTACACCAACGACGCCGGGACCTTGGGCCAGCGGCTGGCCAACGAGGTTTCGAAGACCGCAGCCCTCGACCTCAGCGATGTCCGGCAGGCGGTGGACAGCTTCAGGCGCGATGACCCACAGTCGGCAACCGCGCTCCTGCGGGATACCAACCGTATCCATGTCTACAGCGACCGAGAACACCGCGTTGCTGCCGTGGCCCAGGACTACGTTTCCAAGGAAGACCGCGCCGTCATCTTCGCTCCTGACAAAGCGGAGCGTGAAGAGCTGACCCGGCTCATCCGGGTGGATCTTCATGAGCAGGGCAGGCTGGGCGAGATCTCTAGCACCACCGTACTATCTGACAAAGTGCTCTCCGACAAGGATGCGAAGATCGCCGCGAACTATGAAGTCGGTGACGTGATCCGTTACGGCAGCAAGGGCAGCGATGAGCTGAGCATTTCTCCGAACTCCTACGGAAGGGTGACCGACGTCGATACCGAGAAGAACCTCATCACTGTGACCGGGCAGGACGACAGCCCCCGCGTCTACGACCCAGCAGCCGAATGGCAGATGCGCCTCAAGGCAACTGTTTATAAGCCCGAAGAGCGCGAGTTGGCCGAAAGCGAGCGCATCCAGTTCACCCGTTCTGAGTGGGATCAAGGTATCCGGGTCGGCAATCTCGCCACCATCGAGCACATCCACGAAGACGGCGGCCTCTCTGTCAAAGTAGATTCGGGAAAGAGCCTCCAGCTTACCCCCACACAAGCGCAACATGTTGAGTACGGTTATGCCGTAGAGTCGATCAAACGCCTTACTGTCGATCGCGTCATCCTGAGCGGCGAGGCCGAGCACATCACCGCACAGCGCAAAGTACTCTCTCAGCTTCCTGCCAAGCTCTATGAGCTAACCGTGTACACCTCGGACGGCTATCAGCCTGGCGCGCCTGAGCTTGTCGTGCAGAAAGAGTTTGATGGTTCGGCTGTAGCTGAAATTCCCATGCCGGAGATCGACGCCCCTTCCATCGCGTTCGACGGATACGCCATCGAGCTTTAG
- a CDS encoding LysR family transcriptional regulator, with protein MLTILEKQGFRAAAEELRTAQPNLSVQARQFQENASVRLFRKIKGGRIRATDTGIAFKVLARFLLETRDDVLDALIAIERGEVNSVRFGSTPLVDQALFRTFCDLHKEMLPVCPVRPTHGDAMHLAEEVVTGTVDAAFVTLPLHHPDLRIEELRRDRLVVCLRRDDPMAAKASLQPSDLQGNLAVLYHPQRHPDAHKRLVELLREAGIEIEACSWASQPSEMQTLVKEGHGLALIREGTSLHEELTTRPIVGVDWTVDTAVIFHKTRHPKTVPILLKRLIRQLPANSKETPLSRASTSVQASFLTTKRPSQRTKDNAAQMTLIG; from the coding sequence TTGCTGACGATTCTCGAGAAACAAGGATTCCGGGCCGCAGCGGAGGAGTTGCGCACGGCGCAGCCCAATCTGAGCGTTCAGGCTCGCCAGTTCCAGGAGAACGCTTCAGTCCGTCTCTTCCGGAAGATAAAGGGCGGTCGCATCCGCGCCACGGACACTGGAATCGCATTCAAGGTCCTAGCTAGGTTTCTGCTCGAGACGCGCGACGATGTACTCGACGCGCTCATCGCAATTGAGCGAGGTGAGGTGAATTCGGTTCGGTTCGGATCAACTCCTTTGGTCGATCAAGCGCTCTTTCGGACCTTCTGTGATCTGCACAAAGAGATGCTTCCCGTCTGTCCTGTACGCCCGACGCATGGAGACGCGATGCACCTCGCGGAGGAAGTGGTCACGGGAACGGTAGACGCTGCCTTCGTGACGTTACCGCTGCACCATCCCGATCTGCGCATCGAAGAGCTGCGCCGGGATCGCCTCGTTGTCTGCCTGCGGCGTGACGATCCGATGGCAGCAAAAGCTTCCCTGCAACCGTCCGATTTACAGGGCAATCTTGCCGTTTTGTATCACCCGCAACGCCACCCCGATGCTCACAAACGTCTGGTGGAACTTCTCAGGGAGGCCGGTATTGAGATCGAGGCGTGCTCATGGGCTTCACAGCCGTCGGAGATGCAGACGCTGGTCAAAGAGGGCCACGGACTCGCGTTGATCCGAGAAGGAACAAGCCTCCACGAAGAGCTAACCACCCGGCCAATCGTGGGCGTGGACTGGACTGTGGACACAGCGGTGATCTTTCACAAGACCCGTCATCCGAAGACCGTCCCCATCCTGCTAAAGCGTCTCATCAGGCAACTCCCAGCGAACAGCAAAGAGACCCCTCTGAGTCGCGCATCAACATCGGTCCAAGCCTCGTTCTTAACGACGAAACGTCCATCTCAAAGAACGAAAGACAATGCGGCACAGATGACGCTCATCGGTTGA
- a CDS encoding helix-turn-helix domain-containing protein, whose protein sequence is MPALQRGFSATAAKLEAIVSNGPIGRRLLNVGEAAQYLGVSVDTLHKWVQLRAIPHVKAGRALRFDLVALNRYIDEHTIGTID, encoded by the coding sequence ATGCCGGCGCTACAACGAGGCTTCAGCGCAACAGCTGCAAAGTTAGAGGCAATAGTGTCCAATGGACCAATTGGAAGGCGGCTCCTGAACGTCGGGGAGGCTGCCCAGTACCTGGGCGTAAGCGTGGACACTCTCCACAAATGGGTCCAGTTACGGGCGATTCCTCACGTCAAGGCCGGTCGTGCGTTGCGTTTCGATCTAGTGGCTCTCAACCGCTATATCGACGAACACACAATCGGAACCATTGACTAA
- a CDS encoding tyrosine-type recombinase/integrase, whose product MNDLIDRYWEQYGVKKKSADREKSIVEGIRSSLGRMFVREVDGMAVQEWYDNLTDIRELAVNTAERHFHVMHHMMRKASTIWSTVTGLDRNPADQVEVEHIDDARKRYLSEKELLRLKVALDERLYRKGTKDINRTNLRLRLLVLIAVATGMRRGEIFRLEWGDILYSEGLIVVRARLKKGKIRLVPMPPELAEEIRRYPAVMGEDRILPPEPGATSGRQRADKSFHELLERAKIRDFRFHDLRHTFASWYMMSGGDLYELSKLLGHSNIKMTERYADLARAHIVKTGNVSRELWSKMEPRSERGESDVAQTKTGHRA is encoded by the coding sequence ATGAACGACCTGATAGATCGTTATTGGGAGCAGTACGGGGTCAAGAAGAAGTCGGCTGATCGAGAAAAGAGCATTGTCGAGGGCATTCGTTCTTCACTGGGCCGAATGTTTGTGCGAGAGGTGGATGGGATGGCGGTGCAGGAGTGGTACGACAACCTGACGGATATTCGTGAGTTGGCCGTGAACACTGCGGAGCGTCACTTTCACGTCATGCACCACATGATGAGAAAGGCATCCACCATCTGGTCGACGGTGACCGGACTTGATCGGAATCCTGCAGATCAGGTGGAAGTGGAGCACATCGATGACGCGAGGAAGCGCTACCTTTCTGAGAAGGAGCTTCTCCGGCTCAAGGTGGCTCTCGACGAGCGTTTGTATCGGAAGGGCACAAAGGACATCAACCGGACGAATCTTCGTCTGAGACTGTTGGTCCTCATTGCCGTGGCAACCGGTATGCGGCGCGGGGAGATCTTTCGCCTTGAGTGGGGAGACATTCTCTACAGCGAGGGATTGATCGTCGTACGGGCAAGGCTCAAGAAAGGCAAAATACGCCTTGTCCCAATGCCACCTGAACTCGCAGAGGAGATCCGGCGGTATCCGGCTGTCATGGGGGAGGACCGCATTTTGCCCCCTGAGCCAGGTGCAACGAGTGGACGTCAGCGTGCGGACAAGAGTTTTCATGAATTGCTCGAGCGAGCAAAGATTCGAGACTTTCGGTTCCACGATCTGCGCCACACGTTTGCTTCTTGGTACATGATGTCGGGCGGTGATCTGTACGAGCTCTCGAAGCTGCTTGGGCACTCAAACATCAAGATGACGGAGCGATATGCCGACCTCGCTAGAGCGCACATCGTGAAGACAGGAAACGTCTCACGGGAACTCTGGAGCAAGATGGAACCTCGATCAGAAAGGGGAGAGAGCGACGTTGCGCAAACGAAGACAGGACACCGAGCTTGA